A stretch of DNA from Nitrospira sp. KM1:
AACGGCCGACCGTGCAGGTCGGCGATCCGTTCACCGAAAAACTGCTCTTGGAGGCCTGTCTCGAATTGATGGCGAACGATCTGTTAGTGGGCATTCAAGACATGGGGGCGGCCGGACTGACCAGTTCGTCCTGCGAAATGGCATCGCGGGCGGGGAACGGTATTGAACTGGATCTCACGCACGTACCCCGCCGTGAGCCGGGGATGACGCCGTACGAGCTCATGCTTTCCGAATCGCAGGAACGTATGTTGATGGTGGCAAAGGCGGGGAAGGAGCAGGAGTGCATCCGAATTTGCCAAAAGTGGGATCTCGAGGTGGCAGTGGTCGGCACGGTCACAGCCGACGGTATGCTGCGAATCAAGGATCAGGCTAAGGTCGTGGCCGAGATCCCGGCGAAGGCGTTGGCGGATGAAGGACCTCGGTACGAACGACCCTACCAGCCGCCTGCCTACCAGGATATGCTGACGAACCTGAATTATGATGCGATCGCCGACGTGAAGGATCCCGGCGGAGCATTGCTATCTCTGCTCGAGTCTCCGACGATCGCGAGCAAGCGGTGGATCTACGAGCAGTATGACCACATGGTGCGCACGAATACGATGGTCCGGCCGGGATCGGACGCCGCCGTTGTCCGTATCAAAGGGACGAACAAAGCGGTTGCCATGACCGTTGATTGCAACGGACGATACTGTTTGCTTCACCCATATGATGGCGCCCGGCTGGCCGTAGCGGAAGCGGCGCGCAATCTCGTCTGTTCAGGAGCTCACCCCATCGGCCTGACCGACTGCTTGAATTTCGGTAACCCGGAGCGGCCCGATATCATGTGGCAGTTTGTGCTGGGAATCGAAGGGATGAAGGATGCCTGCGAGCATTTCCAGATCCCGATCGTCAGCGGGAACGTCAGTTTTTATAATGAAACGAATGGGTTGTCGATTTATCCCACGCCGATGCTCGGTATGGTGGGCTTGATCGAAGATGCGGACCACATCATGACACAATGGTTCCAAGAGGAAGGCGACGCGGTTGTGCTGCTCGGTAACACGAGGGAAGACCTGGGAGGCACCGAGTATCTCAAGGTTGCCCATTCTCGTGAGCAAGGGTCGCCTCCATTTCTGAATCTCGATGCTGAGAAAGCCGTGCAGGATCTCGTACTCAAAGTAATCCATGAGGGACTCGTTCGATCAGCTCACGATTGTTCGGATGGAGGGTTGGCGGTTGCATTGGCTGAATGTTGCGTTTCGTCGCCGGGCACGAGGCGAGGGGCTGTGATAAAATTACATCTCGATTCGTTGCGGCGTGATGCCCTCTTGTTCGGCGAAAGCCAATCCAGAGTGGTGCTATCGATGAAGCCGGATTACGTGCAGGCGGTTTTGCAACGGGCAGCCGAAGCGGGTGTCCCGGCCGCAACGATCGGGACGGTTGGAGGAGATCGACTATTGATCGACGTGGAAAAGGGGCGGTGGACCGATGGCTGCCGCATCGATCTCCCGACCGAGACGCTGTATGACCGGTGGGCGAATTCACTTGGGCGGATATTGAGCCACGAGTAACACGGATGCAGACACAAAAAGATCTTCCCCTCGTCACCCCCGACAAGTTTCATGACGAATGTGCCGTGTTCGGCATCTATGGCCATGAGGAAGCCGCCAACCTGACCTACCTGGGTTTGTACGCCCTGCAGCATCGAGGGCAAGAGGCGTCCGGCATCGTATCGGGAGACGGGGAGCAGTTTTGCGTGCAAAAGGGAATGGGGCTCGTCGCCGACATTTATAATAAATCCGCGTTGGAAAAGTTGCCAGGCCACATGGCGATCGGCCA
This window harbors:
- the purL gene encoding phosphoribosylformylglycinamidine synthase subunit PurL translates to MTAHASTVTKELIAQHNVSEDEYKKIVEILGREPNLTELGMFSVMWSEHCSYKSSRVHLKKLPTTGPRVVQGPGENAGAVDIGDGLCVVFKMESHNHPSFIEPYQGAATGVGGILRDIFTMGARPIALLDSLRFGGLDTVKNRHLMKGVVAGIAGYGNCMGVPTVGGEVRFDDIYSLNPLVNVFCLGIAQQNRIFRGTAAGVGNPVIYFGSKTGRDGIHGATMASDSFDDSADQKRPTVQVGDPFTEKLLLEACLELMANDLLVGIQDMGAAGLTSSSCEMASRAGNGIELDLTHVPRREPGMTPYELMLSESQERMLMVAKAGKEQECIRICQKWDLEVAVVGTVTADGMLRIKDQAKVVAEIPAKALADEGPRYERPYQPPAYQDMLTNLNYDAIADVKDPGGALLSLLESPTIASKRWIYEQYDHMVRTNTMVRPGSDAAVVRIKGTNKAVAMTVDCNGRYCLLHPYDGARLAVAEAARNLVCSGAHPIGLTDCLNFGNPERPDIMWQFVLGIEGMKDACEHFQIPIVSGNVSFYNETNGLSIYPTPMLGMVGLIEDADHIMTQWFQEEGDAVVLLGNTREDLGGTEYLKVAHSREQGSPPFLNLDAEKAVQDLVLKVIHEGLVRSAHDCSDGGLAVALAECCVSSPGTRRGAVIKLHLDSLRRDALLFGESQSRVVLSMKPDYVQAVLQRAAEAGVPAATIGTVGGDRLLIDVEKGRWTDGCRIDLPTETLYDRWANSLGRILSHE